In a single window of the Prochlorococcus marinus CUG1415 genome:
- a CDS encoding FG-GAP-like repeat-containing protein, translating into MESSFNTKYSSDLEFDLDLIEFNQSYYSPFTGSFSETNFSSLDINLDYSESLDIDTDTTIFISQPSQDPLTGEQSLTNILFDSKSSLSFDRDINFSYGDNIFENFSYDALTGYYTQTIIYDIDLDISYSESLDFSNQETLFISSEESDLFYTRDEKLSFDRDIDFSYSERNYYNLVFNPDTGFFAETSFSSSSIDISIEESFETSIEENFVFLPKEQVKKPIIPAISIQDVVVSESDGNLALTVTLSEETTNTVTVEYTTSNNQLNFAESIITTSVDGAYDVHVADIDRDGDMDIIASSMNDDTIRWFENNGNENPSFTSAVIATTADGARGITVVDIDGDGDLDIVSASADDDTIAWYENDGAANPTFTAADIATNADGAHDVKLADIDGDGDLDIISASPLDDTIAWYENDGAANPSFTAADIATSADGATSVFLVDLDSDGDIDILSSSYHDDTIAWYENDGAANPTFTAADIATNIDGAYFVYAQDMDADGDIDILAASILEDKVVLLKNNGAANPTFNASDIITSIKPFAVDVNDIDGDGDLDIGIAAHDGLLAATSADKVAWFSSDGASSPSWTFVESTINPKNGVESIFTADLDGDGDLDGVSASFKDDTIAWYENLGTSNNIPANRIAQSGEDYSSVSGVLTFEPGTTTATIIIPITNDKLPENIEDFTLSLTNPTNATLTNESAKISINANDQIGFIARDIVTNANGAENVYVADMDGDGDLDIVSASIEDDTIAWYENNGSANPTFTKSVVATSANGAEDVHVADIDGDGDLDIVSASREDSTIAWYENNGAADPSWTAADIATSANGAQRVFVADMDGDGDLDIVSGSYFDDTIAWYENNGAANPSWASADIATSADGAHDVYVADMDGDGDMDIVSASYLDDTIAWYENDGAANPSWTSADIVTNADGANDIFLVDLDGDGDMDIISASELDDTIAWYESDGAANPSWTKRVIATSADGAGSVFAADIDGDGDLDVASASINDDTIAWYINDGANDPSFTAVDIATNADNANSVFVADLDGDGDLDIVSSSYIDDTIAWYENVGATRISISDVTTSNENAANASITVSLNQTTDEDVTVAYATSNGTATAGADYTATSGTLTISAGATSGTFNVPVLADSLDENNETVNITLTNPTNASISDSTATLTITDDDATPSITIADLTTSNENASNATFTVSLSNASSQDITLDYATSNGTATAGSDYTATSGTLTISAGATSGTFNVPVLADSLDEVNETATITLSNASNASISDSTATLTITDDDAAPTLSFNNINGSDQYGVQEQNANATVDIRLSAASAKTITVDYATTATDSFPTFTASAISNDSAKDIVLADLDGDGDLDIISSGGWYENDGAANPSFSDRGVVGNESAVHVADIDSDGDLDIVAAYEHTDTIRWYENDGAANPSFSTTVITTSADYAHDVYIADIDGDGDLDIISASNNDDKIAWYENDGAANPTFTTSIIATNADEAREVFIGDVDNDGDLDIVSASRTDGAIAWYENDGAANPSFTSSDIVNSLDGSGGKTDVHLADIDGDGDLDIVAADYDRNPVVWYENDGAANPSWTAQSIVGYPDTSPTSQHIIYGVGVHVDDVDNDGDLDIISAVTAGTTKVAWYENDGAPNPGWTARDIDISNKGFYEVASGDLDNDGDIDFLSAASSGGITWYESDVASNNDTAVMAQVDDDYTATSGSVTFSPGETLKTFTVAIKEDQITENQQESVQLVLSNPTNATLGDSSGVLLISDDDGISFTESIISTSADGAYDVHVADMDSDGDMDIVASSIHDDTIRWFENDGNVNPSFTAATIATNADHVREITVADMDGDGDLDILSASENDDSIAWYENNGAADPTFTKAVIATSADGAQDVQVADMDGDGDLDIVSASSLDDTIAWYENDGASNPSWAAANIATNADGATSVFLIDLDKDGDIDILSSSYNDDTIAWYENNGAANPTFTAADIATNIDGAYHVYAEDMDADGDIDILASAAIGDKVVLFKSNGAADPTFTASDIITSFDTPIGLDVADVDFDGDLDIGITGNDGLNGAGATDLVAWYSSDGAANPTWTLIDKTTSLPNGAENVFFADIDGDGDIDAASASHNDDTIVWYENLGPAQNHVLSIADVTTSNENAANATFTVNLSNASPRDITLNYETIDTTSTTFTGETLVSNVTNAEEVQLGDMDGDGDLDIVYAGLTNDTFGWLENNGSSWSQASIDTSADGAKGIHIADIDGDGDLDFVGAMYYGDSIAWYENDGAANPSFTKTVISTGTDGANDIHVGDIDGDGDLDIISASGNDDEITWFENNGAADPTFATTVIATSADNPHEVFIADMDSDGDLDIISTSVNDSTVAWYENNGAADPSFAATNIATNVSGAHGIHVDDMDADGDMDIVIASFTDDTVRWYENNGAADPTWSAANIATSIDGARDIEVLDLDKDGDLDVMVTAQDADSISYWLNNGAADPSWSGQNLFSSEFDKPHNIAIGDVDNDGYLDVVSSSHNDHKIALHNVDQTATAGSDYTSTSGTLKISAGATSGTFTIPVLADSISEAEEVVTVKFTRPSNAFVSPTDGLSDSNNYVTTARLTITDDDALTFTASDIATSADGAQDVKVADMDGDGDLDIVSASPLDDTIAWYENDGAANPTFTAANIYTSATEARNIHIVDLDGDGDLDIVGAGSGNDVVGWLENDGAANPTFSNEILATSADGAHDVYVADLDGDGDLDIVSASINDDTIAWYENNGAADPSFTAADIATNADYALGVHIADMDGDGDLDIVSASQLDDTIAWYENDGAANPTFTAADIATSADHATSLYVADMDGDGDMDILSSSENDDTIAWYENDGAANPTFTAADIATSADGAWSVKAADMDGDGDLDIISASFNDDTIAWYENNGAADPAWTATDIATSADGARAVTIADIDGDGDLDIISASANDDTIAWYENNCDGNDPLIFDLDNDGIELISTKEKVLFDVDVDGDLEITGWTAPDDGLLVMDINNDGFINDMSEVFSEHFNSGAFISSLDSLNSIDSNNDDLINYQDELFEQVMIWQDLNSNGISNSGELSTLNEVGIESISLLAEIMDDEIEGNTINAKGSYEGTDGVTREFVQAIFTSEDLENIQENDSFFEDELILGNQEFDSFERISLDSGYELNNLDTLGGSDIDYEKQPIFEDLNNQLLASFYEEPELDTQEQVKVSI; encoded by the coding sequence GTGGAATCTAGTTTTAATACTAAATATTCATCTGATTTAGAATTTGATTTAGATTTAATAGAGTTTAATCAATCTTACTATTCTCCTTTTACTGGTTCATTCTCTGAGACTAATTTTTCAAGTTTAGATATTAATCTAGATTATTCAGAATCTCTTGATATAGATACAGATACAACAATATTTATCTCACAACCTTCCCAAGATCCTCTCACAGGAGAACAAAGCTTAACTAATATACTATTTGACTCTAAATCATCACTCTCTTTTGATAGAGACATAAATTTTTCTTATGGCGATAATATTTTTGAAAATTTTTCATATGATGCACTTACCGGATATTACACACAAACAATAATTTATGATATAGATCTTGATATCTCTTACTCAGAATCTTTAGATTTTTCTAATCAGGAAACTTTATTTATAAGTAGCGAAGAATCAGATTTATTTTATACAAGGGATGAAAAATTATCTTTTGATCGGGATATTGATTTTTCATACTCAGAGAGAAACTATTATAACTTAGTCTTTAATCCGGATACTGGATTCTTTGCTGAAACTTCTTTTTCCTCAAGTTCGATAGATATATCAATTGAGGAATCTTTTGAGACTTCAATTGAAGAAAATTTTGTTTTTCTTCCCAAGGAACAAGTAAAGAAACCAATTATTCCTGCCATATCAATTCAAGATGTTGTCGTCTCAGAAAGTGATGGCAATCTTGCTTTGACGGTTACGCTTTCAGAGGAAACAACAAACACAGTTACTGTTGAATATACGACGTCTAATAATCAATTAAATTTTGCCGAATCAATAATCACCACAAGTGTTGATGGAGCCTATGACGTTCATGTGGCTGATATTGATAGAGACGGTGATATGGATATTATCGCCAGTTCTATGAATGATGACACTATTAGATGGTTTGAAAACAATGGCAATGAAAATCCATCTTTTACTTCTGCAGTAATAGCAACAACCGCAGACGGGGCAAGAGGGATTACTGTTGTTGATATTGATGGAGATGGAGATTTAGACATTGTTTCTGCCTCTGCAGACGATGACACAATTGCCTGGTATGAAAATGATGGAGCAGCAAATCCAACATTTACAGCAGCAGATATTGCCACAAATGCAGATGGAGCGCATGATGTAAAACTTGCGGATATTGATGGAGATGGAGATTTAGATATTATTTCTGCATCGCCTCTTGATGACACAATTGCCTGGTATGAAAATGATGGAGCAGCAAATCCATCATTTACTGCGGCAGATATTGCTACAAGTGCAGATGGTGCAACTTCAGTTTTCTTAGTTGACTTAGATAGTGATGGAGATATTGATATTCTTTCCTCTTCTTATCACGATGACACAATTGCCTGGTATGAAAATGATGGAGCAGCAAATCCAACATTTACAGCAGCAGATATTGCCACCAATATTGATGGTGCATATTTTGTTTATGCACAAGATATGGATGCGGATGGAGATATTGATATTCTGGCAGCTTCTATCCTTGAAGATAAAGTTGTTTTATTGAAAAACAATGGAGCAGCAAATCCTACATTCAATGCCTCAGATATTATTACTTCTATAAAGCCATTCGCTGTAGATGTAAATGATATTGATGGAGATGGAGATTTAGACATTGGTATTGCAGCACATGATGGACTTCTTGCTGCAACTTCTGCAGATAAGGTTGCATGGTTCTCTAGTGATGGAGCTTCATCTCCAAGTTGGACATTTGTCGAAAGTACAATTAATCCAAAAAATGGAGTTGAGAGTATATTTACTGCAGATTTAGATGGAGATGGAGATTTAGATGGGGTTTCTGCTTCATTCAAGGACGATACTATTGCTTGGTATGAAAATTTGGGAACATCAAATAATATTCCTGCTAATAGGATTGCACAAAGTGGAGAAGACTATAGCTCAGTAAGTGGAGTATTAACTTTTGAACCTGGTACGACAACAGCAACAATAATTATCCCAATTACAAACGATAAATTACCTGAAAATATAGAAGATTTTACTTTAAGTCTTACTAACCCGACTAATGCCACTTTAACTAATGAATCTGCCAAAATCTCTATTAATGCCAATGACCAAATTGGTTTTATAGCAAGAGATATAGTTACAAATGCTAATGGAGCTGAAAATGTTTATGTAGCTGATATGGATGGAGATGGGGATTTAGATATAGTTTCTGCATCAATCGAAGATGACACAATTGCCTGGTATGAAAATAATGGATCTGCAAATCCAACATTTACTAAGTCTGTAGTCGCAACCAGTGCTAATGGAGCAGAAGATGTACACGTTGCAGATATTGATGGCGATGGAGATTTAGATATAGTTTCTGCCTCTAGAGAAGACAGCACAATTGCCTGGTATGAAAATAACGGAGCAGCAGATCCTAGTTGGACAGCTGCAGATATAGCAACCAGTGCTAATGGAGCACAACGAGTATTTGTAGCTGATATGGATGGAGATGGGGATTTAGATATAGTTTCTGGTTCCTATTTTGATGACACAATAGCTTGGTATGAAAATAATGGAGCGGCTAATCCTTCTTGGGCTTCTGCAGATATAGCTACAAGCGCAGACGGTGCGCATGATGTTTATGTTGCAGATATGGATGGAGATGGAGATATGGATATAGTTTCTGCCTCTTATTTAGATGACACAATTGCCTGGTATGAAAATGATGGTGCGGCAAATCCATCTTGGACTTCTGCAGATATTGTAACTAATGCAGATGGTGCAAATGATATCTTCCTCGTTGATTTAGATGGTGATGGTGATATGGATATTATTTCAGCATCTGAACTGGATGACACAATAGCTTGGTATGAAAGTGATGGCGCTGCTAATCCCAGTTGGACTAAGAGAGTAATTGCTACAAGCGCAGATGGTGCTGGTAGTGTGTTTGCTGCAGATATAGATGGTGATGGAGATTTGGATGTTGCCTCTGCATCAATTAACGATGATACTATTGCATGGTACATAAATGATGGCGCAAATGATCCAAGCTTTACTGCTGTTGATATAGCTACTAATGCTGACAATGCTAATAGTGTATTCGTTGCTGACTTAGATGGAGACGGAGATCTTGATATTGTTTCTTCTTCTTATATTGATGACACAATAGCTTGGTATGAAAATGTCGGTGCTACAAGAATTTCTATAAGTGATGTAACGACTTCTAATGAAAATGCCGCCAATGCATCAATAACTGTAAGTTTAAATCAAACTACTGATGAAGATGTCACTGTTGCTTATGCAACCTCTAATGGAACAGCAACGGCGGGAGCAGACTATACGGCAACATCAGGAACATTAACAATATCTGCAGGAGCAACCTCTGGCACATTTAATGTACCAGTTCTTGCCGACTCACTCGATGAAAATAATGAAACGGTAAATATAACCTTAACTAATCCCACTAATGCAAGTATCAGTGATTCAACAGCTACATTAACTATCACTGATGACGATGCAACTCCGAGTATTACAATTGCAGATTTAACCACGTCAAATGAGAATGCATCCAATGCAACATTTACAGTGAGCCTTTCCAATGCATCTAGTCAAGATATAACTCTTGATTATGCAACATCAAATGGAACAGCGACAGCAGGATCTGACTACACAGCAACATCTGGAACATTAACTATTTCTGCGGGAGCAACATCAGGAACATTTAATGTTCCAGTTTTAGCTGATTCACTTGATGAAGTTAATGAGACTGCAACGATAACTTTATCCAATGCATCTAATGCAAGTATTAGTGATTCAACAGCGACATTAACTATTACTGATGATGATGCAGCCCCAACTTTAAGTTTCAATAACATTAACGGTTCTGATCAATATGGAGTACAAGAACAAAATGCTAATGCAACAGTAGATATAAGATTATCTGCTGCATCTGCAAAAACTATAACTGTTGATTACGCTACAACTGCAACTGATTCATTCCCAACTTTTACAGCATCTGCAATAAGTAATGATTCAGCTAAAGATATAGTACTTGCTGATTTAGATGGAGATGGCGATTTAGATATTATTTCATCAGGCGGATGGTATGAAAATGACGGAGCAGCAAATCCATCCTTCTCAGATCGTGGGGTAGTAGGTAATGAAAGTGCCGTACACGTAGCCGATATTGATAGTGATGGAGACTTAGATATTGTTGCTGCATATGAACATACTGACACTATTAGATGGTATGAAAATGATGGAGCAGCAAATCCATCTTTTTCTACAACAGTTATTACTACAAGTGCAGATTATGCTCATGATGTTTACATTGCGGATATAGATGGTGATGGAGATTTAGATATTATTTCAGCATCTAACAATGACGATAAAATTGCTTGGTATGAAAATGATGGAGCAGCAAATCCAACATTTACAACATCAATAATTGCTACTAATGCAGATGAAGCAAGGGAAGTATTTATAGGAGATGTTGATAATGATGGAGATTTAGATATTGTTTCTGCTAGTCGTACAGATGGGGCAATAGCCTGGTATGAAAATGATGGAGCAGCAAATCCAAGCTTTACTTCCTCAGATATCGTCAATTCTTTAGACGGAAGTGGAGGTAAAACGGATGTCCATTTGGCAGATATAGATGGAGATGGTGATTTAGATATTGTTGCTGCTGATTATGATCGTAATCCTGTTGTTTGGTATGAGAATGATGGAGCTGCAAATCCTAGTTGGACAGCTCAATCAATAGTTGGATATCCAGATACTTCGCCTACAAGTCAACACATTATTTACGGGGTTGGTGTCCATGTTGATGATGTTGATAATGATGGCGATCTAGATATAATTTCTGCCGTTACAGCTGGGACAACAAAGGTAGCCTGGTATGAAAATGATGGTGCCCCCAATCCTGGCTGGACTGCAAGAGATATAGATATATCTAACAAAGGGTTTTATGAAGTTGCATCCGGAGACTTAGATAATGATGGTGATATAGATTTCCTTTCAGCTGCTAGTTCAGGAGGAATAACTTGGTATGAATCAGATGTAGCTAGTAATAACGATACTGCTGTAATGGCTCAGGTTGACGATGACTATACAGCAACAAGTGGAAGCGTAACCTTTAGTCCTGGAGAAACATTAAAAACATTCACCGTTGCAATAAAAGAAGATCAAATTACAGAAAATCAGCAGGAGTCAGTTCAACTTGTTTTGTCTAATCCCACCAATGCAACTCTTGGAGACAGTAGTGGAGTTCTTCTTATAAGTGATGATGATGGAATTTCATTTACAGAATCAATAATTTCCACAAGTGCAGATGGTGCTTATGACGTCCATGTAGCAGATATGGATAGTGATGGTGATATGGATATCGTCGCCAGCTCTATTCATGATGACACTATTAGATGGTTTGAAAATGATGGCAACGTTAATCCATCCTTTACTGCGGCAACTATTGCTACCAATGCTGATCATGTAAGAGAAATCACTGTTGCAGATATGGATGGTGATGGAGATTTAGATATTCTTTCTGCCTCAGAAAATGATGACAGCATTGCATGGTATGAAAACAATGGTGCTGCAGATCCGACATTTACTAAAGCTGTAATTGCCACAAGTGCAGATGGAGCACAAGACGTACAAGTGGCTGATATGGATGGTGATGGAGACTTAGATATTGTCTCTGCCTCATCTTTGGATGACACTATTGCCTGGTATGAAAATGATGGTGCGTCTAATCCATCATGGGCAGCTGCAAATATAGCTACTAATGCAGATGGAGCAACTTCTGTTTTCTTGATTGACCTTGATAAAGATGGAGATATAGATATTCTTTCTTCTTCTTATAACGACGATACTATTGCCTGGTATGAAAATAATGGAGCAGCAAATCCTACATTTACTGCAGCGGATATAGCAACCAATATTGATGGTGCATATCATGTTTATGCAGAGGATATGGATGCCGATGGAGATATAGATATTCTTGCTTCTGCAGCTATTGGAGATAAGGTTGTTTTATTTAAGAGTAATGGAGCAGCAGATCCTACATTTACTGCCTCAGATATTATTACAAGCTTTGATACTCCAATTGGATTAGATGTTGCAGACGTTGATTTTGACGGAGATTTAGATATTGGAATTACTGGTAATGATGGATTAAATGGTGCTGGAGCAACTGATTTAGTTGCCTGGTATTCAAGTGATGGGGCAGCCAATCCAACTTGGACATTAATAGATAAAACTACTTCTCTCCCTAATGGTGCGGAAAATGTATTTTTTGCAGATATTGATGGTGATGGAGATATTGATGCGGCTTCTGCATCTCACAATGACGACACTATCGTTTGGTATGAGAATCTTGGTCCCGCACAAAATCATGTTTTATCAATCGCAGATGTAACTACTTCTAATGAAAATGCAGCTAATGCAACATTTACTGTGAATCTATCTAATGCATCACCTAGGGATATAACTTTAAATTATGAAACTATTGATACTACAAGCACAACATTTACAGGGGAAACACTTGTTAGCAATGTAACTAATGCAGAAGAAGTACAACTTGGTGATATGGATGGAGATGGAGATCTAGATATTGTTTATGCAGGTTTAACTAATGATACGTTTGGATGGTTAGAAAATAATGGTAGCTCTTGGTCGCAAGCAAGCATAGATACCTCCGCTGATGGTGCAAAAGGAATACATATCGCAGATATAGATGGAGATGGAGATCTTGATTTTGTTGGTGCGATGTATTACGGAGATAGCATTGCTTGGTATGAAAATGACGGAGCTGCTAATCCTTCATTCACTAAAACAGTAATTAGTACAGGTACAGATGGAGCAAATGATATTCATGTCGGAGACATAGATGGAGATGGAGATTTAGATATAATTTCTGCTTCTGGTAATGACGATGAAATTACTTGGTTTGAAAATAATGGAGCAGCAGATCCTACTTTTGCAACAACTGTAATTGCAACGAGTGCGGATAATCCTCATGAGGTATTCATCGCAGATATGGATAGTGATGGTGATCTAGATATTATCTCAACATCAGTAAATGATAGTACAGTTGCCTGGTATGAAAATAACGGAGCAGCAGATCCTTCTTTCGCAGCAACAAATATCGCAACCAATGTTTCAGGTGCTCATGGAATTCATGTTGATGATATGGATGCTGATGGAGATATGGATATTGTTATCGCATCATTTACTGATGATACTGTTCGCTGGTATGAGAATAATGGAGCAGCAGATCCAACATGGTCTGCTGCAAATATTGCAACATCGATTGATGGAGCAAGAGATATTGAAGTTTTAGATCTAGATAAAGATGGCGATTTAGATGTTATGGTGACAGCCCAAGATGCTGATTCGATTTCTTATTGGCTTAATAATGGAGCAGCTGATCCATCATGGAGTGGTCAGAATCTTTTTTCAAGTGAATTTGATAAGCCTCATAACATCGCAATAGGAGATGTTGATAATGATGGTTATTTAGATGTTGTTTCAAGCTCTCACAATGATCATAAAATTGCTTTGCATAATGTTGATCAAACAGCTACAGCGGGATCTGATTACACATCAACTTCTGGTACTTTAAAAATTTCTGCAGGGGCTACGTCAGGAACATTTACCATTCCAGTTCTTGCAGATTCAATTTCAGAAGCAGAAGAAGTTGTAACTGTAAAATTCACCAGGCCTTCAAATGCTTTTGTCTCGCCAACTGATGGATTATCAGATTCTAATAACTATGTAACTACAGCAAGATTAACAATCACTGATGATGATGCTTTAACTTTCACCGCTTCAGACATAGCAACAAGTGCTGACGGTGCACAAGATGTAAAAGTTGCAGATATGGATGGAGATGGAGATTTGGATATAGTTTCAGCTTCTCCGTTGGATGACACAATTGCCTGGTATGAAAATGATGGAGCAGCAAATCCAACATTTACAGCAGCAAATATTTACACTAGTGCTACAGAAGCTAGAAATATTCATATTGTAGATTTAGATGGCGATGGTGATTTAGATATTGTTGGAGCTGGAAGTGGTAATGATGTTGTTGGTTGGTTAGAGAATGACGGGGCTGCAAATCCTACTTTTAGTAATGAAATATTAGCAACAAGTGCTGACGGAGCTCATGATGTTTACGTGGCAGATTTAGATGGTGATGGCGATCTAGATATCGTATCTGCTTCTATCAATGATGACACCATTGCCTGGTATGAAAATAATGGAGCAGCTGACCCAAGTTTCACAGCGGCTGATATAGCTACAAATGCAGATTATGCTTTGGGAGTTCATATCGCAGATATGGATGGTGATGGCGATTTAGATATTGTTTCTGCTTCTCAATTAGATGACACCATTGCTTGGTATGAAAATGATGGGGCTGCAAATCCAACATTTACAGCAGCTGATATAGCAACAAGTGCAGATCATGCGACAAGTCTTTATGTGGCTGATATGGATGGAGACGGAGATATGGATATTCTTTCATCTTCTGAAAATGATGACACCATTGCCTGGTATGAAAATGATGGCGCCGCAAATCCAACATTTACAGCAGCAGATATAGCAACAAGTGCTGATGGAGCATGGTCAGTTAAAGCTGCAGATATGGATGGAGATGGAGATTTAGATATTATATCCGCATCATTCAATGACGATACAATTGCGTGGTATGAGAATAATGGAGCAGCAGATCCAGCTTGGACTGCTACTGATATAGCAACAAGTGCTGATGGCGCCAGAGCAGTAACAATAGCAGATATAGACGGAGATGGAGATTTAGATATCATTTCTGCTTCTGCGAATGATGATACTATCGCTTGGTATGAGAATAACTGTGATGGTAATGACCCTCTAATATTTGATCTTGATAATGATGGTATTGAACTAATAAGTACAAAAGAAAAAGTTTTATTTGATGTTGATGTTGATGGTGATTTAGAGATTACAGGATGGACTGCTCCTGATGATGGATTACTTGTTATGGATATAAATAATGATGGATTTATAAATGATATGTCAGAAGTATTTTCAGAACACTTTAATTCTGGGGCATTTATTTCTTCATTAGATTCATTAAATAGTATTGATTCTAATAACGATGATTTAATTAACTATCAAGATGAATTATTTGAACAAGTAATGATATGGCAAGATCTTAACTCTAATGGAATTTCTAACTCTGGGGAACTTTCAACTTTAAATGAAGTTGGAATCGAATCCATTTCACTGTTAGCTGAGATTATGGATGATGAAATAGAGGGTAATACGATAAATGCCAAAGGTTCTTATGAAGGTACTGATGGAGTAACAAGAGAATTTGTTCAAGCAATTTTTACATCAGAAGATTTAGAGAATATTCAAGAAAATGATTCATTCTTCGAAGATGAATTGATCTTAGGAAATCAAGAATTTGATTCCTTCGAGAGAATATCTTTAGATTCTGGATATGAGCTTAATAATTTGGATACCTTAGGAGGCAGTGATATTGATTATGAAAAACAACCTATATTTGAAGATTTAAATAATCAATTATTAGCTTCTTTTTATGAAGAACCCGAATTAGATACTCAAGAACAAGTAAAAGTTTCTATTTAA
- a CDS encoding HlyD family efflux transporter periplasmic adaptor subunit: MNVNSDDYFLNSTGQDLVYKQPPKWTKALVWSIAGSFGFGLIFSCISRIDEVVIARGELQAIGAERPIKSPISGIISKIYVSEGRLVNTGEKLIEFDSNVLLAREESLKAKLEELIISKKLEEDILKEVATLAEIGGIQMIQYLQQEKKVNEVNFEVKQIQAKIKEINFDKRKTIILSPVKGKVFNLIPQSIGYASTLGENLMNIVPDGDVEAKVFLSNNDVGFVRNQMEADIRVDAYPFTQFGSIKGNLKFVGDEVLPSDYQNPEPRFPAYISLSEQYLMKNGNTYKVRSGQSVSVNLKVRDKPVISLLTDSIDRAFDSLKGIKN; this comes from the coding sequence ATGAATGTTAATTCTGATGATTACTTTTTAAATTCTACTGGACAAGATCTAGTTTATAAACAACCTCCAAAGTGGACAAAAGCTCTGGTTTGGTCAATAGCAGGTAGTTTTGGATTTGGGTTGATTTTCTCCTGTATCTCAAGAATTGATGAGGTTGTTATTGCTAGAGGAGAACTTCAAGCAATTGGTGCAGAGAGACCAATTAAATCTCCAATTTCAGGAATTATTAGTAAAATTTATGTAAGCGAAGGGAGATTGGTTAATACTGGAGAAAAGCTTATTGAATTTGATTCAAACGTTTTGTTAGCTAGAGAGGAAAGCTTGAAGGCAAAACTTGAAGAATTAATTATTTCTAAGAAGTTAGAAGAAGATATCCTCAAAGAAGTTGCAACTCTTGCTGAAATAGGTGGAATTCAGATGATCCAATATTTACAACAGGAGAAAAAAGTTAATGAAGTGAATTTTGAAGTTAAACAAATTCAAGCAAAAATTAAAGAAATCAATTTTGACAAAAGAAAGACTATAATTCTCTCTCCAGTTAAAGGTAAAGTATTTAATCTAATCCCACAAAGCATTGGATATGCGTCTACTTTGGGTGAAAATTTGATGAATATAGTTCCTGATGGTGATGTTGAGGCAAAAGTTTTCTTATCAAATAATGATGTTGGGTTCGTAAGAAATCAAATGGAAGCAGATATTAGAGTAGATGCTTATCCCTTTACTCAATTTGGATCTATTAAAGGGAATTTGAAATTTGTTGGAGATGAAGTACTTCCATCTGATTATCAGAATCCAGAACCACGATTCCCTGCCTACATAAGTCTTTCTGAACAATATTTGATGAAAAATGGAAATACCTACAAAGTAAGATCTGGTCAAAGCGTATCTGTTAATCTTAAAGTGAGAGATAAGCCTGTTATTAGTCTTCTTACTGATTCTATTGATAGGGCATTTGATTCCCTCAAAGGTATTAAAAATTAA